The window CAAAATCCCGTTCCTGCCGAAAATCTGCGGCGGTGGTAAAAGTCGACTTCATAGGGAGAGAGCAGGTCAGGAAGTACGGACCCGGCGAGCCAGCTGCCGCGGATACAGAATAAAATACCAGATGATAAAAGCGGCCGAAGTTCCAATAATCAGCAGGCTCAGCAGCATGGGCATTTCGGTGTGGCGCGTCACGAAGCCTTCCAGAAAGCCGGCCACGATAAAAATCGGAACCAGGCCCAGGGCCAGCTTCAGCCCGTCGCGGGCGCCCTGCCGGAAGGAGTCGGCCCGGGAGAAGGTGCCGGGAAACAGCAGGCTGCGCCCCATAACCAGCCCGGCGCCGCCGGCCAGCACCACGGCCGAGATTTCCAGCGTCCCATGAATCCAGATGGTGAGCAAAGAGGGCAGCAGAACCCCTTTCTGGTAGAAAAAATACTGGAAGGAGCCCAGCATTACCCCGTTGCGAAACAGGGCCCAGACCGTGCCCAAACCCAGCGTAGCCCCCAGGGCATAGGCCGTCAGGGCCACGTAAATGTTGTTGATGGTGATGTAGAGAAACATCGGCGCCTCGCTCGCGCCCTTGTACACGGCCATTGGGTCGCCCCGCTCGATGTTCTCCAGGGTGCGGTTCACGTACTCGTCGCCGAGCACGACGCGCACGAAGGTGTCGTCGTAGGCGGCCGAGAGTCCGCCTAGCAGAGTGAAAAGCGTAAACAGGATCAGCGACCAGGCCATGCTGCGGTGGTGCTGGGCTACCAGCAGCGGCAGCTCGTGGCGCCAGAAGTGGCCGAAGCGCGTGGTAGTTTCGCTCTTGTTTTTGTAGAGCTTCTGGTGCAGGCGGGCCGTCAGCTCATTCAGGTAGTGCGTGGTGGTGGAAGCCGGGTAAAAGGTCTGGGCGTACGCCAAGTCATCGGTCAGCTCGATAAAGCGGGCGGCCAGCTCGTCGGGACCAGCGGGGGGCTCATTTTCGTAGCGCCGCCATTTTGCTTCATTTTGCCGAAGAAATACCGCCTCACGCATATACTGGGTTCATAACTAACAAGCATCGTTTCAAGCGGCCGACCGGCGTGGCTGGGGCCCGGTAGGCCGGGAGGAGCCCGGCTTTTCCGAATGCATCAGGCCCGGTCCGGGACCGTACGCAACCGGACCCGGATTTGCGAAGATTGGTAAATTTTTCGACCTGATTGCCTTTACATAAGGACTAAATTCCGTCCTTGGCGTGCCCTTGGGCTTTTTCTGCAATTAGTACTTTTCTCCCGTTGTCCTGTTATGAGTACCATTCGCGTCCAGACCACCCAGAACGTCACGCTCGAATACGAGGTGGCCAGCGTTGGGGAGCGTATCGTGGCCAATATCGTTGATACCCTGATTATCATTGGTTGGGCAGTGGCCTGGGTGCTGCTGCTTACCCTGCTAGACATCAAGGAGGAGGCTATGTTTTTAATCGTGGCCCTGCTGGTAGGCCTGCCATACATGTTTTACCACCTGCTCTGCGAAATTCTGTTCAATGGCCAGAGCCTGGGTAAAAAAGCCCGGCACATCAAGGTTATCCGCCTCGACGGCACCCCGCCCCGCATCGGCGACTACCTGCTGCGCTGGGTGCTGCGCATCGTGGATATGGGCTTTATGGGCGGCTTGGTGGCGGTAATCGTGATTCTGGCTAACGGCAAAGGGCAGCGCGTCGGCGACCTGGCCGCGGGTACTTGCGTGGTCAGTACCCGCCCCCGCCAGAACGTGGGCAGCCTGCTGGCTCCCGACCTGACGGACGTCAACTACGTGGTGGTGTTTCCCCAGGCAGCCCTGCTCGCCGACCACGACGTGGCTACCATCCGGCAATTACTGGCCAAAGGGCTGGAGCGGGATAATTACTTATTCATCAACGAAGTGGCCAACCGCGTCAAGCAAGTAACCGGCGTGCAAACCGACCTGAACGACGAAGCCTTTCTGCGCACTATTCTGCGTGACCACGCCCACCTGGCCGCCCAGGGAAGCTAAGACGGTCCGTATTGAAAAGCAAAAAAGCCCCTTCGCAACTTGCGAAGGGGCTTTTTTAGTGTTCAGCTACCGTAGCGAAACTTAGTCGAGCAGGACGCCGCGCTGGGTACCGGCCGCCTGGCCATCGAGCAGCAGCTGGAAGAAGTACACACCCTGCCGCAGGTTTGAAGTGCTGTTCCAGCGGATACCCTGGGTACCAGCGCCCAAACGGCCCGCTTCAATCCGGTCGACCTGCCGGCCCAGGGCATCGGTCACGACCAGCGTCACCCGGGCCGGGGCGGCCAGCGTGAAGGCTAGGCGGGTTTCGGCCGTCAGCGGGTTGGGGTAGAGGCCCAGGCCAGCTACTTCCGTCCGCTCGCGGGTGCCGGTGGTAACGCCCGTGGCGGCGGCCACGGCAATGTCGCGGACGGTAATCCCGTTGCCGATGACGCCCACGGAAGTGGCCGCACCGGTAGTTAGGTTCACGGTGTAGAAGGAGCTATTGGCCGATGTGCCCGTGGTAGCCACCAAGTAAGCCGAGTTGGTACCCCCGGCGGTGCTGTAGATATCCATATCCACGTTGGCCGGGTTGGTATTGGCCACGATGCCGGAGCTGCCCACGGTGGTCAGCTGCCCGTCGGCGGGCGGGTTGGCCGTACTCTGGGTGTTGAGCAGGTTCAGGACTTCGTCGTAGTTGTAGAGCGTGGTGGTGGTAGAGCCCGCGAAGCTGTTGGTGTAAGCCACGGCGCCGATGGTAGGCGTGTTGGTGCCAGTAGTGTAAGCTACGGGGCCATCGGTGGCGGCCAGCGTACCGGTTACCGGGTTGAGGCGGTAGTTGTTACGGTTAGCGCCCACCACCCGAATCCGGTCCACGGTGGGGTTGAAGTCGAAGCTGACGCCGCCCGTGCCCAGGGCCAGGGCAAACACGCCGCTGGTAGGGGTAGCCACGCCGGTGGTGCCGTTGATGGTGTAAAGCTGGGCCGTCTGGGCCGTAGAGTTGTAGCCCAGGGCGTACAGGGCGTTATTCAGGGGCCGCACGTCGAGGCCCACCAGGGTTTGGGCCGCATCGACGCCGGTAATGCCCACGGCCGTGCGCACCAACGAGGGCTGGGCCGAGTCGAAGGTAAGCAGGTTGGTACCCGCCAGGGCGTACACCAGCTGACCGGTAATGACCGGCAAGGTAGTGGGCCGGCTGATAGCCAGAGCTATATCTACTACGCTGAACCCGTTATTGGCTCCCAAGGTGCGGCCGGCCGTTGCAGCGCCGGTGGTCAGGTTGACCGAGAAAAGGAGGTTGGTAGCCGTGAACGTAGTTGGGGAAATCGTCGATACCGACATGTAGGCCTCGTTTTGGCCCGAAGTCGGGTTGAAGTAAATATCGAGGTCTGATACCTGGAAGTTAGTGTTGATTGGTTCCCCCAAAGGCCCCACGGTGTTGAGCGTACCGTTGTTGGGCGGGTCCTGGCGCACGAGCCGGTTAAACTTATCATCAAGGTTGAAGAGCGTGGTGCCCGTGGCCCCAATGTAGGAGTTGGTGTAAGCCGACGAGCCCACGCCCGGCACCTGACCAGCATTTGCGTCGGTTGCCGCGTAGGCCAGGTTGCCGTCGGTGGCGGCCACGGCCCCGGTCACGGGGTTCAGGCGGTAGTTGGCCTGGGTCAGGCCCGCCGTTACGCGGATCCGGTCCACGGTGGGGTTGAAGTCGAAGCCGACGCGGGTGCCGCCGTCCCGGCCCAGGTTCAGGCTGATCAGACCGCCCACCGGCGTGAGGGCGCCCGTGGGAGCCAGGGTGTAGAGCTGGGCGTTGTTAGTCGTAACGTTGTCGTTGTAACCCAGGGCAAAAAGCTGCCCCGTGGCCGGCCGCACATCAATACCCACCAGCTCCTGGTCGGCGCCCAGGCCGGTAATCGGTAACGAGGGGGTAAATGTGCCCGGCGTCGCAATCTGGAACGTGCCCAGGCCGTAGTCCCCGAGTTGGTTTATGGTGAGTGCGTAGGCGGTTTGGGCGGCGGCCGGGGCGGCAGCGGCCGTCAGGCCTACGATTGTGAAACCGAGTAAGGCTTTGCTAAAAGCCAGCAATGGGTTTGTAACGTTTTTTTTCATGATAATGGCAACTGGGGATGAAGAATTGAAGGCCGGTAGCCACCGGCCCGGATGTGGTTGTTGGACCTCTACGGGTATCCGGGCGACTTTGGATTGAATTAATTAATTTTTAATACGGAGCCGACTTGGCAGCTCTTGTTGTAGCCGAGGTTTGGCGCCGTTCGGCGAGGGACCTAAACAGACGAGGGCAGCCTCCAATGGAAGCTGCCCTCGTCTGTAGTGATGAGCAGTTGGCCGGAATTACCAGGCCACCGGCTTGCCCTGCCAGGTCACGAAACTGCCGTTTTCCTCGGCGTGAAGCTGGTCGGTGAGGCGGATGATGCCCCGGGCCGAGTCGGCAGCGGGCAGGGCCGCGCCGGTACCGCCCATGTCGGTACGCATCCAGCCCGGGTCCACCATGATGGAGATGATGCCGTAGTGGCCCGCTTCGGCGGCCAGAGTGCGCATGTACATGTTCATGGCTGCCTTGCTGGCGCTGTAGTGGTAGTGGCTGCCCGAGGCCTTGAGCTCCAACGAGCCCAGCCCCGACGACAAGCTCACCACCCGGCTTTTATGGCCGGCCTTGAGCAGGGGTAAGAACTGCTGGGTCACCAGCAACGGCCCCACGGCGTTAGTGGCGAAGACCTGCATGGCGTCGTCGTAGCGCAGCTGGCCCAGCTTCTGGGTTTCGGAACTGTCGTCGATGCCCGAGCCGGGGTGGCCGGGCAGGATGCCGGCGTTGTTGATCAGAATGTCGAGGTGGTCGGTGGCGGCGGCCACCTGCTCGTAGGCCGCCGTTAGCGACTCAGCCCGGGTCACGTCCAGGGGCAGCACCACGAGCTGGCCGGGGTACTGCTGGCCCAGGGCCTGCAGGTCGGTGGCGCCCTCGGGCTGGCGGGTGGCGGCAAAGACCTGGTCGCCGCGCTCCAGGTACTGCCGGGTGAGTTCGAGGCCCAGGCCGCGGTTGGCCCCGGTGATAAGCACAGATTTCATGGGTGGAGAGCTTAAGGGAATACAATGACGAAACCGAGGGCAAAAGTGGGTTTGCCCCCGGAAGTTTAGGTAAATAAAAGCCGGATTGGGAATGAACAAGCCCGTGAGGCGCAAAAAAGCCGGTCGGGAACGTTCCCGACCGGCTTTTTTGTGGCGGCACTAGAACGGGGCAGCCTTAGTTGGTCTTCACGACCCGGGTATTCGACAGCCGGTCGTGCATGCCGGGCCCGTCGGTCAAAAAGCTGAAGGCTTCGAAGGGAATCATCCGGCACAGGGTCCGCTTGGCAATGGCCGAGGCCGTGGGCTTGGTGCCATCTTCCATTACCACCCGGGTGCGGGTGATGAGCTTGCCCAGCGTGCGGCCCGTGAGCAGCTCCATACCAAAATAGTAAGCAAACAGCACGCCTAGGCTCAACAGCGTACCCAGGGGCCCATCCAGGCTGTCAACAATGGCCGCGTTGCCGATAACAGCCGACAAAATGCCCAGGACTACGGCCAGGGCAAAGAAAAGCATGTAAAAGGCAATGGTGTCAATAACGGAGTTGGCGAAGCGCTGGCCCGAGGTGGCCAGGGTCAGGGCCAGGGGAGAGTCGAGCAGATCGGCAAATACCGAAGGGTTTTCAACCCGGTCGTCGGTGTAGTCTTGATCAAGGTAGTCCTGTTGCATAAAGTTGATTAAAAGTTAGCCTACAAGATGAGCAGAAATTACGCGGGAGCAAGGGCCGCAAAGGCGGTACGAATGCAAAAAAAACGTCCGGGCCGAAGTTCCGAACGGTCGGAATAGAAACCGGCTAAGGCGGGCAGCGCGGTGTGGCGGGCCTGCACGTCGACCTGGTTGAAGTCGACCTCGGCCGGAAACGCCGCCCCTAGGCAAGGCAACTGAGAAGCCCGGTATCCATCCACCCACGCCCAGGTAGAAGCGTCTAGCTGCGTCTCGCCATTCCTATCGGGGCAGACGTGTTATTACCTCAGCGCCGTGACTACTATCTCCGAACGGTATGTTTTGGGTAGCTTCGGTAGCGACTTGCTCAGCTTCTCAAGCTTAGAGCTGCTGCCCTTTAGAAAGTACACAACAAAATAGCAGCGCGTTTTAACGGCCCTGCCCCGGGCAATAGCCGGTATCCACTGGGGCGGCATTTTTTGAAAGGCCCGGAGCGTTTGTTCCATAAAGGGAGTGGGCATAGCCTCCTCTACGGTTAGGTCTTCCGTCCGGCCTTGCTCATTCACAACGAAGGAGTACACCACGCGGCCCTCTGTCTGCGGTTGGGGGATTTGAATGGTTTTGCCAGCTTCTAGTAAATACTCAACCGTGCTTGCCATCATGCGAGGTGGGCGGTTGGGTACAATAGAGTTCCACGCATTATCCAGCCAAACGATATAATGCGCGGTGTCGGCGGGCATATAAGCAACGCGGCTGGAATCATAATTCATAATCAGCTCTAGCCTGCCCGCACCATCATAGTATTCCCAGCGGCCGGTGCGCCGATTATCAGTAACTGTACCCTTCTCAAACTTGGTGTTAACCTTTTCAATGCTGCCGTTTTGAGCCAGGCCTGGCAGGGCCAGCAATACGAGAAGAGTTGCGAAATAGAAACGCACGTGGAATTAGAAGAAAGTTGTTCGGCAAATATACCCGAAAGGCTACCGGAAGAATTGCCTGGACTGCTCGCACAGTCGCCCGGCTGTGC of the Hymenobacter chitinivorans DSM 11115 genome contains:
- a CDS encoding stage II sporulation protein M, with product MREAVFLRQNEAKWRRYENEPPAGPDELAARFIELTDDLAYAQTFYPASTTTHYLNELTARLHQKLYKNKSETTTRFGHFWRHELPLLVAQHHRSMAWSLILFTLFTLLGGLSAAYDDTFVRVVLGDEYVNRTLENIERGDPMAVYKGASEAPMFLYITINNIYVALTAYALGATLGLGTVWALFRNGVMLGSFQYFFYQKGVLLPSLLTIWIHGTLEISAVVLAGGAGLVMGRSLLFPGTFSRADSFRQGARDGLKLALGLVPIFIVAGFLEGFVTRHTEMPMLLSLLIIGTSAAFIIWYFILYPRQLARRVRTS
- a CDS encoding SDR family oxidoreductase, producing MKSVLITGANRGLGLELTRQYLERGDQVFAATRQPEGATDLQALGQQYPGQLVVLPLDVTRAESLTAAYEQVAAATDHLDILINNAGILPGHPGSGIDDSSETQKLGQLRYDDAMQVFATNAVGPLLVTQQFLPLLKAGHKSRVVSLSSGLGSLELKASGSHYHYSASKAAMNMYMRTLAAEAGHYGIISIMVDPGWMRTDMGGTGAALPAADSARGIIRLTDQLHAEENGSFVTWQGKPVAW
- a CDS encoding energy transducer TonB, which codes for MRFYFATLLVLLALPGLAQNGSIEKVNTKFEKGTVTDNRRTGRWEYYDGAGRLELIMNYDSSRVAYMPADTAHYIVWLDNAWNSIVPNRPPRMMASTVEYLLEAGKTIQIPQPQTEGRVVYSFVVNEQGRTEDLTVEEAMPTPFMEQTLRAFQKMPPQWIPAIARGRAVKTRCYFVVYFLKGSSSKLEKLSKSLPKLPKTYRSEIVVTALR
- a CDS encoding RDD family protein, coding for MQQDYLDQDYTDDRVENPSVFADLLDSPLALTLATSGQRFANSVIDTIAFYMLFFALAVVLGILSAVIGNAAIVDSLDGPLGTLLSLGVLFAYYFGMELLTGRTLGKLITRTRVVMEDGTKPTASAIAKRTLCRMIPFEAFSFLTDGPGMHDRLSNTRVVKTN
- a CDS encoding DUF4394 domain-containing protein — encoded protein: MKKNVTNPLLAFSKALLGFTIVGLTAAAAPAAAQTAYALTINQLGDYGLGTFQIATPGTFTPSLPITGLGADQELVGIDVRPATGQLFALGYNDNVTTNNAQLYTLAPTGALTPVGGLISLNLGRDGGTRVGFDFNPTVDRIRVTAGLTQANYRLNPVTGAVAATDGNLAYAATDANAGQVPGVGSSAYTNSYIGATGTTLFNLDDKFNRLVRQDPPNNGTLNTVGPLGEPINTNFQVSDLDIYFNPTSGQNEAYMSVSTISPTTFTATNLLFSVNLTTGAATAGRTLGANNGFSVVDIALAISRPTTLPVITGQLVYALAGTNLLTFDSAQPSLVRTAVGITGVDAAQTLVGLDVRPLNNALYALGYNSTAQTAQLYTINGTTGVATPTSGVFALALGTGGVSFDFNPTVDRIRVVGANRNNYRLNPVTGTLAATDGPVAYTTGTNTPTIGAVAYTNSFAGSTTTTLYNYDEVLNLLNTQSTANPPADGQLTTVGSSGIVANTNPANVDMDIYSTAGGTNSAYLVATTGTSANSSFYTVNLTTGAATSVGVIGNGITVRDIAVAAATGVTTGTRERTEVAGLGLYPNPLTAETRLAFTLAAPARVTLVVTDALGRQVDRIEAGRLGAGTQGIRWNSTSNLRQGVYFFQLLLDGQAAGTQRGVLLD
- a CDS encoding RDD family protein → MSTIRVQTTQNVTLEYEVASVGERIVANIVDTLIIIGWAVAWVLLLTLLDIKEEAMFLIVALLVGLPYMFYHLLCEILFNGQSLGKKARHIKVIRLDGTPPRIGDYLLRWVLRIVDMGFMGGLVAVIVILANGKGQRVGDLAAGTCVVSTRPRQNVGSLLAPDLTDVNYVVVFPQAALLADHDVATIRQLLAKGLERDNYLFINEVANRVKQVTGVQTDLNDEAFLRTILRDHAHLAAQGS